From the genome of Aeromonas hydrophila subsp. hydrophila ATCC 7966:
ATGAGCAGGGGCTCGCCGCCTTTATGGCCGATGCCGGCGCCATGTTCGGCCCTGTGTTTGGTCAGGTTGAAGCTGGGCAGTTGCAAGGGGCGGTGGCCACCCTGATCGATGGCTCGGGGGGCCGCCCGGGCTACTTTGCCGCGCAACCCCTCAAGTGGCAGCAGGCCCAGCTGGCGGAGGCCGCCAGCCTGCCCAAGCAGCTGAGACAGAGCGAGCGGCCGGATTGGTCGCCGTCGCGCCTTGCCGCACTCAGCGTGCCCACCTGCATCGTACAGGGCGCACAGACCAGAGCACTGTTTGCGCAAGTGTGCGAGGCCCTTAGCAACGCCATTCCCGCCTGCCAGCGCCTGCAGGTGGCGGATGTTGGCCATCTCTACCCCATCGAGCAGCCCGCGCTGTTTGTGCAGCAGTTGCAGCGCTGGTTCAAACAACCGGCATAAGAAAACCGGAACCCAAGGGTTCCGGTTTTTTCATCAAGGCATCAGCTGCGGTAATCGCCCCGGGTGCTGCTTGATAACCGACCAGGGTAGTATGCTCCACTCGGTCAGCTCGCAGTTACGCTCGACACGGGGAAAAGAAGGGTCCAACACTATTCCCTTCTCTGTCATATACCAAGAGGCATACTCCCAGACTGACGGATCTGCGTAATTGCACTCTTCCGCATCGGGAACCATATCATTGGGGTAGAGCCGCCGAAACTCGTTTACGAGCCAAGGGGCCAGATACTTCT
Proteins encoded in this window:
- a CDS encoding alpha/beta fold hydrolase, giving the protein MQSQTHTFIINSSPMPCLQAGSGEPLLLIHGALANHTLWLEHIEQLSQHYTVYAPTLRHFGEAGKEGPFGLETHAGDLLTLLTLLAQLACGPVYLVGWSYGADVALTAALQAPEHVRSLYLVEPGCPGALDEQGLAAFMADAGAMFGPVFGQVEAGQLQGAVATLIDGSGGRPGYFAAQPLKWQQAQLAEAASLPKQLRQSERPDWSPSRLAALSVPTCIVQGAQTRALFAQVCEALSNAIPACQRLQVADVGHLYPIEQPALFVQQLQRWFKQPA